The window CGGCTCCGCCGAGGGCTTGGAGGGCAAGGACATCCTGGTCCGGGGCGGTACGTCACACGTCACCTCCAGCGACGACGGGGTCAACGCCTCGGGCAGCGAGGCGACTTCGGAAGGCGACGCGCAGGGCGGGGGCCCCGGCGGGGGCGGTGGCATGGGGGTCGGCGACTACTCGGCCGAGGTCACCGGCGGCACGCTCGTCCTGAACTCCGAAGGTGACGGCTTCGACTCCAACGGCACTGCCGAGATCACCGGCGGCACGATCGTCGTGAACGGCCCCCAGCGGGGCGGCAACGGAGCGCTGGACGTCAACGGCAGCTTCACCGTCAGCGGCGGCACGCTGCTCGCCTCGGGCAGCGCGGGCATGGTCGTCGCCCCGGGCGAGGAATCGGAACAGGGCTGGTTGTCGGCGACCCTGGACGCGTCGGTCGCGGCGGGCACCACCCTGCACATCGTCGACGCGGACGGGAAGGTCGTGGCGTCGTACGTCACCTCGAAGACCATCCAGAACGTCGTGTACTCGGGTGCGGCGATCAAGAGCGGAGAGGAGTACACCGTCTACTCCGGCGGCACGACCTCCGGCTCCGACACCGGTGGCCTCGCGGGTTCCGGCAAGCTCGGCTCGGCGAAGAAGCTCACGACGATCACGGCGGGCGAGGCGCCGGAGGGTGGTTTCGGGGGACCCGGTGGGGGCGGCGGGGGCCGGGGCTAGGAGGCGGCTGGCTCAGCGTCAGCCCGAGGCCTCAGCCGTACGGTCGGTGAAGCAGATCCTCCGCGCGCTCGACCGTATCCGCGCGGTCGAGCCAGGCGCTGACCAGGGTGAGGTCGGTGCAGGTGGTGATGCGTTCACGGACGCCGTCGGAGACGGCGATGCCTCGCACCTCCAGAACACGCAGCACACCCTGTCTCCGGGAGGGCTTGGCGGTGCACCGGTCCTGGCAGACGACGAGCAGGAGTACGGGCAGACGGTACTTGGACCGGAGATACGAGAGGTAGTACGGCCGGCCTACGCGGGCGTGCCGAAGTTCTGGGTCCAGTAGTTGCCCGGGCCCGCCAGGCCGATGCCTATCTCCTTGAAGCCGCAGTTGAGGATGTTGGCCTTGTGGCCGGGGCTGTTCATCCAGCCGTCCATGACGCTGTCGGCGGTGCCGTACCCGGCGGCGACGTTCTCGCCCGCCGACCTGTACGCGTATCCGACGCGGGCGAGGCGGTCGGTCATGGAGGAGCCGTCGGAGCCGGTGTGGGACATGTTCGTGTGATCGGCCATGTCCTGGCTGTGGTTCTGCGCGGCCTTGGTGAGCTTGGCGTCCACGGTCACCGGTGAGCAACCCGCCTTCGCCCGCTCGGCGTTGACCAGTTCCAGGACGCGGTCCGTGGGGCCGGAGTCCGCGCTGGTCGCGGCGGGGGCGGGAGTGCTCTCGGCCTTCGCGGGGTTCGGGGTCTTCGCGGACTCGGCCCGCTTGTCGACGGTGTCCGCGGGCTTCTCGGCGGGCGGGCTGGTCTTCTTCTTCGAGGGGGACGCGCTCGGGGTGGGGCTGGAACGGCGTTTGCTCGGCGTGCGGGACGGGGTGGCGGTCGCCGGGGCGTCCGCGACGGCGGTGCGCTCACGTTCGGAGGGCGTACTCGACGGTGTGGCGTCGGGTGCGGGGCCGGACTCCTGCCCGCCCCACCAGGATGAGGCCACATCGCGCCAGCCGCCCGGTCCGTCACCGCCCGCCTGGAGGACGGCGGTGGTGCCCACGGCTCCCACGGCCACCACGACGGCCGCGGCGATGACCGCCTTGCGGCGTCCCGCTCCCGCGCGCCCCGCCTTCGAGGCGTTCGGGGCCTTCGAGGCTTTCCTCTTCCGGCGGTGACTGCTCATGCGTGGCCTCACTGACTGGTCCGACTGCGGTCCGACGGCGTCGCGACCTCGGCGGCCGTGGCCGTGGCCCTGGCGAGCCCGGTCATTATGGGGACCCTCGAACACACCAGGCAACGAACGTGTGTGCCACCGCAGGTGACGTTCCGGTGACGCTTCGCAGGCGTGCGAGGGCGTGCGGCCCCGGTTTTCGACGCCCCTGTCCGGACGTCAACACCCGCCCGGGACCAGGCACAAGGCCGGTCGGCATCGACGGCCGGAGCTGTCGGCGCGGATCCCGGCGATGGGTTCGATTAGCCACCCCGTGGCCGAAATGGCCGATAGATACGAGGAAGTGTGCGGTTGTCGCCCCGGAAAAGCGGGCGATCGACAGCATCGGGGCGCAATTCGGCCGTGACGCATGTCACCCCCGATTCGAGGCGGTGAAGGACGGCCGCGGACGGGACGCGGCGGGGCTCCCGAGAGAGCGGATCGTCGTACGGGGGCCCAAGGCCCCGCGGCGGATCGGCCGTGGAGGAATCATGACGGCAGTCGCGCGCACGGCAGCCCCCGTCTAGATGGAGGGCGACGGCCTGGAGGCGCACATCCAGGGGGTGGGCGGCGGCATGAGCGTCGCCTTTCTCCAGCTCCCCCGGGGCACCGACAGGGCCCCGGCCCCCCCAAGGGCCTCCCCCGACGCCCGGCGACTCCCGCGGTGACTCTCACCAAGTGCCAAGGGGGAAAGTTCAGCTCGGCGGCAACCTATCCCGGCGCCGCGACCACACAGGAGTCGGAACCCCCTCCACAGGGGCTCCACACGAACCACGTGTTCCCCCGAACCACGTACGTTACGTAAGGACTCATCCGTGGCCTCTGCCTCCCCGCGCCCGTCCCACCGCCGGTCCCTCCGCACGCGCCGGGCCCTCGTGGTCTCGGCCGCCGCCGTGGCCGCCGCGGTCGGCGCCGGCGTCCTCGTGATGAACGCCAGCGCCTATCCCGTGGACCTCTATCACCAGGTGCTGCCCGCCAAGGACGGCTGGGCGGCGTCCGGTTCCGGTACGACCGGTGGTGCGAAGGCCGACGCGGCGCACACCTTCACGGTGTCGACGCGGGCGCAGCTCGTGAAGGCGCTGGGCTCCGCCACCGACACCACGCCCCGGATCATCAAGATCAAGGGCACGATCGACGCCAACACCAACGACTCCGGCAAGAAGCTGACCTGCGCGGACTACGCCTCCGGCACCGGTTACTCGCTCTCCGCCTACCTGAAGGCCTTCGACCCGTCGACGTACGGCAAGAAGGCCCCGAAGGGCACCCAGGAGTCCGCGCGTGAGGCGGCCGAGACCAAGCAGAAGAAGAACATCGTCTTCAAGGTGCCCGCCAACACCACCCTCGTGGGCGTCCCCGGCACCAAGGCGGGCATCCTCGGCGGCAGCCTGACGGTCCAGAACGTCAAGAACGTCATCATCCGCAACCTCACCTTCGCGGACACCCAGGACTGCTTCCCGCAGTGGGACCCGACCGACGGCTCGTCCGGCGAGTGGAACTCCAACTACGACGCGGTCACGCTGCGCGGCGCGACCAACGTGTGGGCGGACCACAACACGTTCACCGACGCACCGACCTTCGACAAGACGGAGGCGACGTACTACGGCCGCAAGTACCAGGTCCACGACGGGGCGTTGGACATCACCAACGGCTCGGACCTGGTGACCGTCGAGCGCAACCGGTTCCTCAACCACGACAAGACGATGCTGATCGGCAGCAGTGACACCGACTCCACCGGCAAGCTCCGCGTGACGATCCACCACAACCTGTGGAAGGGGATCGTGCAGCGGGCGCCCCTGGCCCGCATCGGCCAGATCCACCTCTACAACAACGTGTACGACACCGCCACGGTCAACGGCTACGCGCCCAAGTACAGCATCGACTCCCGCGCCAAGGCCCAGGTCGTCGCCGAGCGCAACGTCTGGAAGATCCCGGCCGGCGCGAAGGTCGCCAAGTTGCTGAGCGGCGACGGCACGGGTTCGCTCGCCGGCACCGGCAACATCGTCAACGGCAAGGCCACCGACCTCGTCGCCGCGTACAACACCGCGAACTCGTCGAAGAAGCTCAAGACCACGGTCAACTGGACCCCGGCCCTGACCGCCGGCCTCCAGACCTCCGTGACGAACCTGCTGACCGACCTGACGGGTACGGGCACGTCGGCCACGGGCGCCGGCGTCCTGTCCTAGTCCGGACCCGAAAGACTCCTGGCTGGGGGCGCCACCCGAGGCCAGGAAGGTGTCCCGGGCCCGATCAGGAAGGGGCCCGGGACACGCGCAGAGGGACCCGGGGGGCGAGCACGCTCCCCGGGCCCCGTGGGTTCCGCGGCCGCCCGCCGATGAGGCCGCCCGCCCCGCCCGACATCACGCGCGGCGCATGATGCTGTCCTTCACAGCGTGCCCTGGCCACAGCCCGCCAGGGGACACGGCAGGGTCGGGCCGAGAGGAGCGGGGCCCAGGTGCGGGCCGCGTCCCCTGGGCACCTCCGTGCGGGGTCGGGAGCGCGCGCCCGCGCTCCCGCCAGGTGTCGCCGTTCACCGCTCCACTTCCGGGCATCCGTGTACGGGGTCGACATCCTTGCCGAACCCGTGGCTACTCGTCCGTGAAGATCTCCTCGGCGGAGGGGACGATGACGGCCCGCCGGTGCCAACGGCGCAGGGTCTCGGGGTCGTCGCAGTTGGTGATCCGTTCGCGGACTGCCTCGGGGACGTCGATCCCGCGCACCTCGAAGGCGTCCAGGATGTCCTCGGCCCGGCCCGCGGCCCGGCCCTCATCGCGGATTTCCTCAGAGATGTAGGACTTGTAGAAAGAGAGGTCCACGGCCACCAGTTTCCTCCACGGCTCTGCGGCTGGGTGCGTGCCCATGCCTTGTGAGATGAGTTCGATGATCGGGTTGGCGAGGGCCGCGGGTGTGTCCCGCAGCACGTTGGTGATTGCTTTGAGTATGGCCCCGACGTCTGGATTCCTGGCGTGGGTGATGGCTGACAGTGTGGCGACGGCGAGGTCTTTGCGAACCTCGGCGGGGTCGGTGATCACCGGCATGTTGTGTGGACCCGCGACGAGCGGGCGCAGGGTGAGCAGAGGCCACTGGCGAGGGCCGAAGCGGACCTCCTGTGCCGCCCATTCGGCGGTCGCGCGGTCCTGGCAGACGACCAGCAGCATCGGCTGCAGCCGGTACTTCGTGAGCAGGTACGAGGCGTAGTACGCCCAGCTCGCGGGCTTGGCCGGGTCTTTCTTGCCCTGGGCCTCGACGGCGAGCAGAAGCGGCTCGTCGGCCTCCGTCTCCAGCCGCAGCAGCGTGTCGAGTCGGCGTTCGAGCGGGCGGGGCTCGGTGACGTCGGTCGGCAGGATGGTGACAGACGTGGGTGGGGCGAAGTCGACGCCGAGTACCTCGGAGAGCCGGGAGAAGAGGTCCGGGTATTCCTGGAAGATGCGGTGCATCGCCTCGTGGGGCGAGCTCAGGCAACCGGTCCCGAAGCCAGCCGAGTTGGCGATGTTCACTCGCGCGAGTGAGCGGACGCCGTGGGCGGGAGGGGTGGGGCTTGGTGGGGTTTCTTTCCCCATCGTGGTTCTTTGGGAAGAGCGCCCGTGGCACCGGAGCTCAGGTTTCTGAGCTCCGGTGGGAGGCCGGTCCTTCGAGCCGACCGGCTCATACGGTATTGCGGGGGGACGGGGCCCCGTTCGACGCCCCAGCGGGTCGGCGAGGGCCTCGACGAGGAGCAGGCCGCATCCGGACTCGGCGTCGGGGACGAGGGGCGGCGGCGCGGGAGGGCCACTCGGTGGAGAGGAGTCGGGCGAGGCGGGCGTGACGTGGGGGACAGCAGGATGCTGAAGTGTCGGATGCGGTGATCCAAGCATCGGCTCACCCAAGAGGACCGTGGTGCGCTTCGGTTGGGGCAGCCCGTGTGGTGAAGCTGCCCCAACCGAAGACGCGGGCCGTTGATCAGGACTAATCGCCGCGGTCGGCCCGGCGCAGGATGTCGCGTTCTCGGCCGATCTGGGTGTCGGGAGAGTCCTCGTGGTCGATGACGATGGTGTCGTCGGCCTCCTGGGCCCGGAGGTGGGCCCCGTAGGCGTCGGTCGCCCTCACCAGAAGAGCTTCCTGGTGTGCCGCGGGCCAGCTCTGGAGCAGGTAGGACTCCACGACCTCATCCACCACTGTCTGGTCGACAGCCGTGTCCCTGCCCCGGGCATGGACCCGCAACCGGTAGTGGCCCGGTCCTCGCGAGGCCAGCGAGGGCAGGTCCACGGGGTCGTCCATGAGTGGAGCCACGAGCGCTTCTCCGGACGGGGATTGCCATGAGATCTCGGCGATCTCTTCCCACTCCGCAGCGGGCTCGGGCTTCACGGCATGAAGCTCGACGCTCACGTGGACGTCGCCGGTGTGGATCCCGGTCGACACCTCGATCGCCCCGTCGATGGCCGACACGAGCCCGTTGTGAGACGAGTCAAGGTCATGGGCCACGGGCCCCTCCGGATCCGAGATCTGGACGAGGTGATACTCGGCGTGCACCAGAGCGGTTCGGGTGTGGACTGACTCATTCACGGTGTTGTCTTCCGGTCTCATCCGTCAGGGGCCTACCTGATCCATACCAGGTACCGGTCTCCTTCGAGGACGCGGCTGTAGGCGTAAAAACCTTTCAGCGCGCGACCGGCGCCCTTGTTCTGTTTGTCGTTGACCATGCGTCGGCTGAACGGACCGCCGCTGTATTTGGCACCCTGCCATGTGCTGGCGAAGGGGTACTCGTCGCAGGACTTGCCCGGTGGGCGTTCCAGGCTGCCGTACGCCTTCGTGCCGCTCACGGCCTTCCCCGACCGGGACACCTCCACGAGCTTGACCTGAGCCGCCCACGTCTTGGAGTCGCGGGCCGTGAAGGAGTATCCGATGAAGAGAAACTTGATGTTGCCGACCACGCGGCCCGTGCGCACATCCTTGGCATGGACCTTGCCACGCCACACACCGCAACTGCGCATCCGCTGCATGTACCAGGTCGAGTCCACGCCCTCGTCGATGCACCACTTGGGTTCCTTCCACGGCGAGCGCTTGGCCGCGGCGGTGAGAGCGTCCGGGCTTTCGACGAGCTCGGTCTCCGAGGGTGTGTCATCCGTCGTGTCCTGCAGCAAGGCTTCCTGATCGATGCTTTCGCGGGCCGCTGCGACAGCCAGGGCAGCCGCCTCACCTGCGGACGGGTTGGCGGTGGCATCACTGCGCGACAGTGCGGCCTGTTCCTCGGCAGTCAGCTCGTCGGCCGGCGTCGGAGGCGATACGCAGGCCACGTACTGCCCGTCGGGCGCCTCCTCGGCGCCCGACTCCGTCTGCTCGTCGCACGCCGTCTGGGTACCGGTCTCCATCGTGACGGGCTGTCCGTCCTCGGCGGTATCCGGCGCCGCCGCCGGCTCATCGGCCGTGCCTTCGATGCCCAGCGCCATGTCCTCTTCCGACGGCTCCGACTCCGGGTCACCCTCAGTGTCTTCCTCAGCCAATGGCAACTCGTCTGCGGCCGGGTCGGCGAGGTCTTCTTCCGTGCTCAGCGAGCTTTCCGGTACGGCTGTGGGATCGTCCGCCGCCTGCGCCACGGTGAGACTGCTGCCCAACAGCGCCAGCGAGGCGGCCCCCACGGCCAGCATGATTCTCGGTCCTCAAGTCGTACCCCCTGTGGATGGTCAGAGCAGCGCAAACCCGCCTACTTCTTGGCGTGTTCACGCTAATCAACCCGATCGAAGCACGGGGGACTGACAGTCGGCCATTGAGTTAGGCGCAGACCCGGCGGCGGGAGTCCGGCTCGAACGATCCGATGCAAGCGCGCAAGCGGCCGAGCGCGTCACGTTCCGGCCGTCGCCTCGGCCACACGCGTGAAGAGAGCTTGAGCTGATCTGTCAGGACGTCCCGTTGCGTCATTCGCCAGGGCTTGCCTGCGGCTCAAGACTCCAACGCAACGGTGTTGAGATCGAGTTCGGCCCATACCGTTTTGCGGGGGACGGGGCCGGGTTCGGTGCCCCAGCGGTGGGCGAGGGCCTCGACGAGGAGGAGGCCGCGTCCGGATTCGGCGGCGGGGGCGGGTGGCCGACGGCATGGGAGGTCGTCGCCGGGTGTGTCCGTCACCTCGATGCGGAGTGTGTTGTCCCGGGTCTGGAGGACGAGGCGGAAGTCCCGGCCGGGGAGCCGGCCGTGGGTGGCGGCGTTCGTGGCGAGTTCGGCGACGAGGTGTTCGGCGGTGTCGAGGGCGCCGTACGGCGGGCCCCAGGCGCGCAGCCATTCCGTGGCGAGGAGACGGGCGAGGCGGGCACCGCGCGGTGTGGGGGACAGCAGGACGCTGAAGTGCCGGGTGGGGGTGTCGAGATGGATGGACTTTTCATCAATGGCCGCCCGACCTCCGACCCGAAGGAGCTGCGGATCCTCGAACTGCGGTATGGCGTCATCCGGGCCCAGGCTCTCACTCCGAGGGAGTCACTCGCCTTCATCGAGCAAGTGCTGGGAGAAACATGATCCGTAAGGTCTCTGCCGGAGACGCCTCCGAGCTGAAGTGGTTCAAGAGCAGCTACAGCGACGGCACCGAAGGCGACAGCTGCGTCGAGATCGCGACCGCCCCCGGCACAGTGCACGTCCGCGACTCCAAGAACATGGGCGGTCCCCAGCTCGCACTCGCGCTGGAAGCATGGGCGGGCTTCGTGGTGTACGCCTCGGAGAGCTGACCGCTCAACTGCTCGTGCCCCGCCTTTGGTTGACACTAGAAGCGGGGGCGCGTTGGAGCACAGTTAAGAACACGGCGCAGGGTTGGGGGGAACAGTCCGTCAGCGAAGTCCTCTTCGGCGCTCTTGGGTGTGCGTGCAGCGGCCCAGGCTTTCACTTTGGTCTTACGGGCAGCGGCTCGGCGCCGCTTCGCGCCGTCGGGCACGGCTGATCGTGGTCGGCACCTGGGGCGAGAGCCCGATGCGCGGGGCCCTGCTGGGCTCGGCCCCGCACAAGCTGCTGCATCTGTCGCGCTTTCCCGTCCTGTGCGTGCCCACCGAGGAATGACGTGGTGAGGCCGGTGCGGCGCGCGCAGGACGGGCGGGCGATCGGCTCCCTACTGCTCGGGCGCGCCGCCGAAGCGCTCCTTGTACGTCTCCAGGTCCTCGTCCGTCAGCTTCGCGAAGAGGACCGGCGGGACGGTGAAGGGCGTACCGGCCGGGACGAGGTCGAGGGACCTGGCCTCCTCCGCCGTCACCCAGACGGCCGTGTCGTCCTTCAGGGCGAAGGCGGCGCGCATGACGGCCGAGGACGCCGGGATGAAGGGCTCGGAGACCACCGAGTAGAGGTGGATCAGGTTCATCGCGGTACGGAGGGTGAGGGCCGCGGCCTCCTGGTCGGTCTTGATCTCCAGCCAGGGGGCCTTCTCCTCCAGGTAGGAGTTGCCCGCCGACCACAGGGCGCGCAGCGCCGCCGCCGCCTTGCGGAACTGCAGGGCCTCCATCTGCGCCTCGTACTCGGCGAGCAGACGGGCGATCTCCTCGCCGAGGCGGGTCTCCGCCTCGCCGGCCGCAGCGCCCGCCGGGACCTCGTCGCCGAAGCGCTTCCTGGAGAAGGACAGGACGCGGTTGACGAAGTTGCCGAGGGTGTCGGCGAGGTCCTTGTTGACCGTGGCGGTGAAGTGCTCCCAGGTGAAGGAGGAGTCGTCCGACTCCGGGGCGTTGGCGATGAGGAAGTAGCGCCAATAGTCCGCCGGGAGGATCTCCAGGGCCTGGTCGGTGAAGACGCCGCGCTTCTGCGAGGTGGAGAACTTGCCGCCGTAGTACGTCAGCCAGTTGAAGGACTTGACGTAGTCGACCTTCTTCCACGGCTCGCGGATGCCCAGCTCGGTGGCCGGGAACATCACCGTGTGGAAGGGGACGTTGTCCTTCGCCATGAACTGCGTGTAGCGCACGGGGTGGTCGCCGGCGTCGGCCTCGTACCACCAGGACTTCCAGTCGCGCCTCTCGCCGTCCGGGGCCGCGTCCGACCACTCCTTCGTCGCGCCGATGTACTCGATCGGGGCGTCGAACCAGACGTAGAAGACCTTGCCCTCCGCCGCCAGCTCCGGCCAGGTGTCGGCCGGGACCGGGACGCCCCAGTCCAGGTCACGGGTGATGGCGCGGTCGTGCAGGCCCTCGTTCAGCCACTTGCGGGCGATGGAGGACGACAGGTGCGGCCACTCCTCCTCGTGGGCCGCCACCCAGGCCTCGACCTCGTGCTGCAGCTTGGACTGCAGCAGGAAGAGGTGCTTGGTCTCGCGGACCTCCAGGTCGGTGGAGCCGGAGATGGCGCTGCGCGGGTCGATCAGATCGGTCGGGTCCAGGACGCGGGTGCAGTTCTCGCACTGGTCGCCGCGGGCCTTGTCGTAGCCGCAGTGCGGGCAGGTGCCCTCGACGTAGCGGTCCGGGAGGAAGCGGCCGTCGGCCGGTGAGTACACCTGGCGGATGGCCCGCTCCTCGATGAACCCGTTCTCCTTCAGGCGGCGGGCGAAGTGCTGGGTGATCTCGACGTTCTGCGGGGAGGAGCTCCGGCCGAAGTAGTCGAACGCGAGCGCGAAGCCGTCGTAGACGGCCTTCTGCGCGTCGTGCGCCTGCGCGCAGAACTCGTCGACCGGCAGGCCCCGCTCCTTCGCGGCCAGCTCGGCCGGGGTGCCGTGCTCGTCCGTCGCGCAGATGTAGAGCACGTCGTGGCCGCGCTGGCGGAGGTAGCGGGAGTACACGTCCGCCGGGAGCATGGACCCCACCATGTTGCCCAGGTGCTTGATCCCGTTGATGTACGGAAGGGCGCTGGTGATGAGGTGTCGAGCCATCGGGGGCTGCTCCCAGGTCGGTTCTCTGACTGCTTCGCGAACCTTGAAATCGTAGCCGACACGGGTGTGCCGCCCGCCTCCCGTTTTAGGGGATGAGAAGCGGGCGGCACGGTGGGACCGGGGGTGGGGCTACGGGCGCCAGGCGGCCAGGATGCCCTCGTAGACCTCGGCGTCCGTGAGTTCGCGTGGGGTCTCGCCCGCCAGGAAGTGGGACGTGGTGGTCGTCTTCAGCTTGCGGAGGTAGTCGAACGCCTTGTTCTCCGGGTCGCCGAACGCGACGAACGCGAAGTGGACGGCGGGGTGGTTCTCGGCCGCGTCCGCGAGGGCCTGGTTCGCCGGGGTCTTGGCGTCCGGGGCGCCGTCGGTCTGGAAGACGACGAGGGCGGGGATGCCGGGGGCCGCCTTCCGGTGCTGGGCGAGGACTTCCTCGACGGCCACGTGGTAGCTGGTACGGCCCATGCGGCCGAGGCCGGCGTGCAGGTCGTCGACCTTGTTCTCGTACGCGTCGAGGGTCAGCTCGCCGGTGCCGTCCAGCTCGGTGGAGAAGAAGACGACCGGGACGGCTGTCTTCTCGGGGTCGAGGTGGGCGGCGAGGGCGAGGGTCTGCTCGCCGAGGGCCTGGGCGGAGCCGTCCTTGTAGTAGCCGCGCATCGAGGCGGACCTGTCCAGCACGAGGTACACCTTGGCGCGGGCGTCCTTGAGGTCCTGCTTGGCGAGTACGGTCCCGGCGGCGTCGTAGGCGGTGCGCAGGCCGGCCGGCACGGGGGCGGCTCCGCCTGGGGTGGCCGCCGACCCGGCCTCGGCTTCGCCCTCGGCCACGCCCGTTCTCCCATCCGCACCACCCGTGCCGCTTTCGTCGTCGGCCGCGGGTGCCACCTGCGGGGCGACCTCGCCGTCGGCGACCGCGGGTTCGGGGGCGGGTTCGGGCTGGGGTGCGGCCTCGGTTTCGGCTTCCGGGTCGGGCGCGGCTGCGGGCTCGGACGCGGCTTCGGGCTCGGGCTCAGAGGCGGCGACCGGCTCCGGCGCTGTT is drawn from Streptomyces bottropensis ATCC 25435 and contains these coding sequences:
- a CDS encoding CAP domain-containing protein, which encodes MSSHRRKRKASKAPNASKAGRAGAGRRKAVIAAAVVVAVGAVGTTAVLQAGGDGPGGWRDVASSWWGGQESGPAPDATPSSTPSERERTAVADAPATATPSRTPSKRRSSPTPSASPSKKKTSPPAEKPADTVDKRAESAKTPNPAKAESTPAPAATSADSGPTDRVLELVNAERAKAGCSPVTVDAKLTKAAQNHSQDMADHTNMSHTGSDGSSMTDRLARVGYAYRSAGENVAAGYGTADSVMDGWMNSPGHKANILNCGFKEIGIGLAGPGNYWTQNFGTPA
- a CDS encoding pectate lyase family protein — encoded protein: MASASPRPSHRRSLRTRRALVVSAAAVAAAVGAGVLVMNASAYPVDLYHQVLPAKDGWAASGSGTTGGAKADAAHTFTVSTRAQLVKALGSATDTTPRIIKIKGTIDANTNDSGKKLTCADYASGTGYSLSAYLKAFDPSTYGKKAPKGTQESAREAAETKQKKNIVFKVPANTTLVGVPGTKAGILGGSLTVQNVKNVIIRNLTFADTQDCFPQWDPTDGSSGEWNSNYDAVTLRGATNVWADHNTFTDAPTFDKTEATYYGRKYQVHDGALDITNGSDLVTVERNRFLNHDKTMLIGSSDTDSTGKLRVTIHHNLWKGIVQRAPLARIGQIHLYNNVYDTATVNGYAPKYSIDSRAKAQVVAERNVWKIPAGAKVAKLLSGDGTGSLAGTGNIVNGKATDLVAAYNTANSSKKLKTTVNWTPALTAGLQTSVTNLLTDLTGTGTSATGAGVLS
- a CDS encoding NucA/NucB deoxyribonuclease domain-containing protein, with translation MLAVGAASLALLGSSLTVAQAADDPTAVPESSLSTEEDLADPAADELPLAEEDTEGDPESEPSEEDMALGIEGTADEPAAAPDTAEDGQPVTMETGTQTACDEQTESGAEEAPDGQYVACVSPPTPADELTAEEQAALSRSDATANPSAGEAAALAVAAARESIDQEALLQDTTDDTPSETELVESPDALTAAAKRSPWKEPKWCIDEGVDSTWYMQRMRSCGVWRGKVHAKDVRTGRVVGNIKFLFIGYSFTARDSKTWAAQVKLVEVSRSGKAVSGTKAYGSLERPPGKSCDEYPFASTWQGAKYSGGPFSRRMVNDKQNKGAGRALKGFYAYSRVLEGDRYLVWIR
- a CDS encoding ATP-binding protein, producing MDEKSIHLDTPTRHFSVLLSPTPRGARLARLLATEWLRAWGPPYGALDTAEHLVAELATNAATHGRLPGRDFRLVLQTRDNTLRIEVTDTPGDDLPCRRPPAPAAESGRGLLLVEALAHRWGTEPGPVPRKTVWAELDLNTVALES
- a CDS encoding DUF397 domain-containing protein, whose protein sequence is MIRKVSAGDASELKWFKSSYSDGTEGDSCVEIATAPGTVHVRDSKNMGGPQLALALEAWAGFVVYASES
- the metG gene encoding methionine--tRNA ligase; translated protein: MARHLITSALPYINGIKHLGNMVGSMLPADVYSRYLRQRGHDVLYICATDEHGTPAELAAKERGLPVDEFCAQAHDAQKAVYDGFALAFDYFGRSSSPQNVEITQHFARRLKENGFIEERAIRQVYSPADGRFLPDRYVEGTCPHCGYDKARGDQCENCTRVLDPTDLIDPRSAISGSTDLEVRETKHLFLLQSKLQHEVEAWVAAHEEEWPHLSSSIARKWLNEGLHDRAITRDLDWGVPVPADTWPELAAEGKVFYVWFDAPIEYIGATKEWSDAAPDGERRDWKSWWYEADAGDHPVRYTQFMAKDNVPFHTVMFPATELGIREPWKKVDYVKSFNWLTYYGGKFSTSQKRGVFTDQALEILPADYWRYFLIANAPESDDSSFTWEHFTATVNKDLADTLGNFVNRVLSFSRKRFGDEVPAGAAAGEAETRLGEEIARLLAEYEAQMEALQFRKAAAALRALWSAGNSYLEEKAPWLEIKTDQEAAALTLRTAMNLIHLYSVVSEPFIPASSAVMRAAFALKDDTAVWVTAEEARSLDLVPAGTPFTVPPVLFAKLTDEDLETYKERFGGAPEQ